TACGACATTCAGAATTGTCATCCTCTGTTCTTCTGTCAGATAATTATCCCACCATCCTTTTAATTGTCCTGTAAATCCAGCAATAACCATACTTGCTGTATTTTGTTCTGAATTCTTATTAGCTTTGCATATAGTGCTATACATAAGAATTCTATGAGCCAGTGTATAAATTTGTCTATCAGTGAAACCATCAATATTCCATTCGTAAATCTCAGTACCACTGAAACTATTAGACACAATAAATTATTGTTCTTCCAAGAGTATATCTTGAGGAGTTGGTCTAGGATAATAGTACATCCTTTGGACCGGTTTTCTAGCATGTTTTTCTGAGATTTTATTAATCTCATCAAGAGTATCACTCTTTTTAGAAGTATTATTATCATTTCCCCCTATATTAAGAGGACTAAGTTCTagatcttttttatatttctcttCAAGCCATCTCTCAATATTATCaagttttgataatttaaaatctttGATTTCAGGTGGAGGCTCGATACTTGCAGAAGCTTTTTCTTTGCCTTTATCAGAGGCTTTAGATTTTTCAATAGTAGAACAGATATGATTGATTTTATCATGTAAAGAAAGAATATGTTCTCCTAAAATGCTCATATAaacatttgtataattattttgttgtatAAGAATTTTAACATGTTTAGCAGTTATTAAAGCAGTATCATCATTAAATAATTCTGCAAAAGCTGTAAAatgaacaattttattatttttttcaatttgaaaagaCTGTTGGGGAGGCAAGATTGATTTAGTAATAGACTCATCAGTCAGTTTGTAATCTCTTTCaagcatacaaatatatttataaatatatttagtcATAAACCAAGGAATAAAAGCAATAATCTTATTGGCTTGAGAAAgattattataaaaatcatcTTGTAAAAATGTCCTTtggtttttatcaaaatttttaaagaacCATTCTCTAAAAAGTTTCCATTTAGGTTCAAAGAATTCATTTGAAATCTTTTCTCTTACCGGAGATCCCGGTCTAAAATCAAGTCTGTCTTTTTGATCCATCAAAACCATTTGGAAAATTCATCTCAGAGAGAGTGGGTTCATCCATATCAGGAGTAACAAtatgattttctattttgatattATCAATTCGTTCATTTTCCTTTATATCAAAGGTAGAAGATCTAGAGTTTTCTTCATCTCTTATTTGAGATGTAGAAGCTCTGGAGGGTATGTTAACCACATAATCAGCTGGAGAAATATAAGAATAATTAGATCTAGGCATTCTTGTCTGCAATCCGATATTATCGGTATAGCTCATTAACAGGTTTTGATccgtaaattttatttttaccgTTCCATCAGGAGCCTGTTCaatatcaaaaatatcaaaattcatattatttctaGGAGCAACGGCTTCTTCTATAATCAATTCTTTAGGAAAATCAATTTAATCCCATTTAATAGGTCGTCTAGTAATAACTTTAGATCTACTAAAATTAGTTTCTATTAAAATAGTCTCATTTTTTAGATCCATAATTTTACACATAGGATTTAAAGTATAGAGTGGTTTATAATAGATTCTATAACAAATACATATAACTTCAGTTCCAGGTAAATAATCATAGCCATGTAATTTAATACTTAATATTAAAGTATTTAAAGAGTTTTCATCACTTAAAGATATCTGCAAATTAGGATAAGCATTAAAATAAACAGGGTCATAGGCCAAGCTGGTTTGCACCGTCCCTATTAGAGACTTCTTCCAATTTTGGTTTCTACCATCTCTTAAAGCTGCTATAAAGCTTTCCGGTAGACCTCTTAAAGTAAGAGGTTTAAAAGCAACTTGAACAAGGCCAATATCCTGAGTTTGATCTAGGAAATGAATTCCTAACAGAGATGCCATTATGGGTGAACTTCCCAAAATTGCCTCTAAACTGCTGGGGTGTGGGATCGTTGAGCAGGATTGCAAGTGCTATAGGAGTCCCCCTATTTGCTGATGAGTGCACCACTAAGCAAACTAGAATATCATATGCTAGAATGCTTGTGGAAGTGAATGTCACAAAAGCTATACCTCAGAAGATAACAGTAGTGGATCCAAATGGGAAGACCTTTATGCAAGATGTGGAGCTGGAATGGAGGCCTCAATACTGTGATAAGTGCCAGAAGATAGGGCATGTGTGTAAGATGGAACAAGCAGCCAAATAAGAGATACCAAAGAGAAGAAGGCCTTGGAAAAAAGTAACTCAAACCTGGCAATATAAAGGTCCAATTATTCAATCAACAGAGCAAGAAAAGGTGGAGGAACAAAGGCAAGAGCCCAATAGAAGACCACAGGAAGAACAACAAGAGAAGGAACAGGAGATAGTGCAGAAGTTAGATCAACAAACACCAAAGAATGATAGCCAGACTAATGTTGATGGACAGCTGGACCTGAGTTTGGCAAATTTTCCAATGTTGAAAGCTATACCAACAAGGAATGGCTTTGAGAGTCTCATGCATAAGAAAATGACTTCACTTACTATTGATAGAGGTGGAGTCCCAAAGACTTGTTGATGAAGTGGTTTTTCTGGAATGTGAGAGGCATGAATAAGAGGTATAAGCAGAAGGAGATCAAGCTGTTGTTGCTTCAAAATAAAGTTAGTATGGCAGGATTAATTCAAACAAggtttaaagagaaaaatatgaaaacagtTCTTAATGGTATAGTGCCTGGGTGGAAGATGATTAATAACTATAATTCTAGTCCTAATGGAAGAATCTGGATGGTATGGGATGATAATTGGTATGAGGTTAGGATGATTACAAGTTCAGCTCAATTACTGCATTGTCAAGTTAATGACAGGAGCAAAAATTATCAGTTTATAGTAACTATAGTGTATGGTTTTAATACTGTGGAGCAGAGAAAAAGTTTATGGCAGGAAATGAAAACAATCTCACAAGGTGTCACTCAGCCTTGGCTCATTGCAGGGGATTTTAATGCTATTCTCTCTACTAAGGATAGGTTAAATGGAGGGCAAGTTACTAGGAATGAAATACAAGACTTTGGTGACTGTGTGAGAGATATGGAGATTACTGAACTACAATGGAAAGGGAACTATTATACTTGGAATAATAAACAGTGTGGAGAAGATAGAATTGCAAGTAGAATTGATAGAGTATTTGGGAATGATGAATGGATGGATAAATGGGGACATGTCATTACTGAGTATGGGAATCCAAATATATCTGATCATAGACCTATGATGATGACACTTCAAAAAGCTCACCAGTATGGGAAAGTCggctttaaattttttaatgtatggatTGAACATGACAGCTTCATGGATAAGGTAGAGGAAGTATGGAGAAAAGATTATGGGAATAGCAAAATGAAACAAGTGTGGTGGAAATTGAAGAACCTTCAACTAGTTTTAACTCAGTTGAATAACAAAGAGTTTAAATATGTTGGGAAACAGATTGAGATGGCTAGAGTGGAAATTGCAAATGTCCAAGATCAGCTTAAAGAGAAGGTTACTGATGAGCTGGTTGGGATGGAAAAAGAACTATTAATCAAGCTGGAAAAATGGTCAATGATTGAAGAAAGTGCTTTGAGGCAGAAAGCAAGAATAAAATGGATTCAATTAGGGGATGCCAACAACAAATTCTTCAACTCAGTTATAAAGGAGAGaactaaaaagaaacaaataaggaaTATTATGTCCTTGAAGGGTAAAATGCTATATGATTAGAGTGATATTCATGAGGAGTTTGTGAGTTTTTACAAGAGTCTTATGGGAACCTCAACAGACAATCTACCAGGCATTAATGCTCAAGTGATGAAGAGAGGGCCTACACTAACAAAGCTGCAGAGGATACATCTTTGTGCTGAGGTTACAGAACAGGAGATATATGAAGGTTTGAAATCAATTGGGAATGATAAGGCTCCAGGTGTAGATGGGTACAATGCCTACTTCTTTAAGTATACATGGCAGGTCATTAAAAACGATATCATTGAAGCTGTGCAGAGTTTTTTCACAAAAGGCAAACTATACAAGGCTTTTAATTGTACTCTAGTGTCTCTTATCCCAAAAGTTCAGAATCCTAAATCAGTGAAAGAATACAGGCCAATAGCTTGTTGTACTGTGGTTTATAAGATCATCTCCAAAATCTTAACTAATAGACTGCATGGAGTAATTCAAAGTGTTAGCCCAGGAAGGAAAATCTCTGATAATATAGTGCTTGCTCATGAGCTGGTTAGGGCCTATACTAGGAAACATATCTCTCCTAGGTGCATGCTGAAGATTGATTTGCAGAAGGCTTATGATACAGTAGAATGGACCTTTTTAGAGCAAGTAATGTATGGTTTAGGATTTCCTGAGATGTTTGTGCAATGGGTAATAAAATGTGTCAAAACTGTGAACTACTCTATAGTAGTTAATGGTTAGGTTTCACAAAGTTTTGAAGCAGCTAAAGGGTTAAGACAAGGAGATCCAATGTCTCCTTTTCTATTTGCTATAGCAATGGAGTATCTAAGTAGGACCCTTAAAGGACTTAGAGATGACAAACAGTTCAAGTATCATCCTAAGTGTTCAAAGCTTGATGTTACTCATCTATGTTTTGCAGATGACCTGTTATTGTTTGCTAGAGGTGATCTTGAGTCTATCAAAGCCATTCAATCATGTTTCTCTCATTTTTCCCAAGATTCAGGGCTGCAGGCTAACCTTAACAAGAGTTCAATATACTGTGGAGGTGTATAAAGAGAAGTGAGACAACAGATAGTACAGCAGCTGGGATAGAACATGGAAGAATTGCCTTTCAAATATCTGGGAGTTCCTTTATCAACTAAAAAAATGTCAGTTTCTGCAATGGCATCCACTTATTGATAGAATAATGGCAAGAATCAATTCTTGGACAGCTAGGAAACTATCTTATACATGGAGAGCTCAACTGGTGCAGACAGTGTTATTTGGTGTTCAATCCTATTGGGcacaatttttcatctttccAGCTAAGATAATCAAGCTGATTGAGGGGTTGTGTAGAAGCTACTTGTGGTCAGGGGCTGGACATGTTACTAAGAAGGCTTTAATAGCATGGGAACAAGTTTGCAGGCCTAAAAGTGAAGGTGGCATGGGGTTGATAAATATGGAAATATGGAATAGAGCAGCAGTAGCTAAACTCTGTTGGGACTTGGCAAACAAAGAAGACAAGTAATGGATTAAATGGATTCATACCTACTACTTAAAAGATCAAAGTGAATGGCAAAAGAGAGATCAAGCTAGCTGGATGATCAGGAAAATTATGAATGCCAAACACATAGTGGATCAGTGTCATCCAAGACAAAGAAAAGGGGTGATCAAGTACATTTATGACTATCTTAGAGGGGAGAAGATCAAACCTGAATGGAGAtgcttaatttttaaaaatgcagCAAGGCCAAAAGCTGGTTTTACATTATGGATACTGATGAACAGGAAGCTAGCAACAGTGGATAGACTGACCAAATGGGGAATGACACTTGATAGAGACTGTGTAATGTGCAAAAGGGCAGAAGAGAGTATGGAGCATTTGTTCATCCAATGTCACTATGCTGAAGCAATATGGGAGAGGTTACTAAGGTGGATTAATGTTCATAGTAACATGCCTAAGTCTTGGACTGAATTTATTCAATGGTGTGTTAAAAATGGGAAAGGGAAGACTGTTAGAGCTCAAGTTTTCAAAGGGGTACTTGCAGAAGGAGTCTATGGGTTGTGGAGTGAAAGAAACAAGAGAATTTTTGAAGAGAAGAGTAGCTTGATTGATGAAGTTGTTAAGAGGATAGCTTATGTAACTATAGCTAGATTTCCCAATAGACTTACCAATGTCAATTAAGCATAGAAAGGTTTGAGGTTATAGTTTAGAGTTGTGTAATTGAGTTGTTCATTTGGTTAAAGCATGCTGTGTTAGCTGCTTGTTTTGTAAGGTTTCTCGGTAATTAATAAAGAGTTAGataccaaaataataataataataataataattattattattattataataataataataataaaatattaaataataataatgataataataatagtaataataataataacaataacaataataataataataatgataataataataataataataataacaataataataataataataataattataataatagtaataaaaataatgataacaataataataataataacaataataataataataataataataataataataacaataatgtaaataataataataataataatgataataatgtaacgacctgtttagtcgttttgagcagcagacttcaattttggagaaactggcagaaacgacggaccccacgacggaccgtcatgggcacgacggaccgtcgcagggtctcgtttcaaaaacacttagaaaatctgaaattgggtactgaaaattgactctgtgaacttcgtgacgaaatggcaggacggaccgtcacaggtgtaacggaccgtcacagacccttcagagaaattgagtctctgaactctgtgacgggcagcaggacggaccgtcgcaggcgcgacgggtcgtcacagactgcgcaattccagtctgggtcggatttctgttaagtaatttaaggggcgttttggactattccggctttaattataaagttagtgggtttatgttaataagtctaattacttgggggttaaaagaggtaaccttaagttaattagtgggttattattgccatcttttcttcttaattatatgctaattagggtaaaagaaagagggtttgaataagaaaagtagaaagaacagaaagagagagaagggaatcgatagagagagagacgatcgagaaggggaaacacaaagctttggagaaaatttgcttgcttgatcactaatcttcggtggaggtaggttatggttttcatgctattcgtagtaaactcttaatagcgaatgatatgtgttagtagtattgtgaaccttctatatgcttaattgtatgcttgcatgaatgatgtgattatgtaattatgtataaataagcatgatgaagctattaaatcccaaatcttgaaaacaaaccctaatctactttgttaatgatgatgccttggtataaaagaaggcttgatgaatgaaagtagtgagattaggggatcgggtaccacgttccggtaccaggatagtatatgaggatcggagtttcacgttccgacactaggatagaatatggatcgggtgccacgttccggtaccaggatagaatatggatcgggagtcacgttccgacaccaggatagaatatggatcgggtgccacgttccggtaccaggatagtatatgaggatcggagtgtcacgttccgagaccaggatagaatatggatcgggtgccacgttccggtaccaggatagaatatggatcgggtgtcacgttccgacaccaggatagaatatggatcgggtgccacattccggtaccaggatagtatatgaggatcggagtgtcacgttccgacaccaggatagaatatggatcgggtgccacgttccggtaccaggatagaatatggatcgggtgtcacgttccgacaccaggatagaatatggatcgggtgccacgttccggtaccaggatagtgtatgaggatcgaagtgtcatgtaccgacacgaggggaataaagataaagaatcttgaaagatgttaatatattcaatctaatgaacctaattcccaaatgagtatgatgaggaggcgtgagtcctcattgatgagcttggtgttgtaaccaagggctatgggaattgtaaatgctgcatgctaaggatattagttgattttatgatattatctgatatatactgttttctattttgagttggtcgatgatatctactcagtacccgtgttttgtactgacccctacttttatgttttcttcttgtttatttgtggagtgcagcaaacgtgccgtcgccttcgactcaacagtaattcaagccagtcttactacaccggaaattcagggtgagctaatgcttctagcttggactggaccTTCTTCTTCGAGTCTTGATGCCATGAACttccggcatagactagcttcttatgtatttttttagcttttagaatactcttagcttagtcatttgatcgtagatgttcttgtggtgatgacttccagattttggggataataatagttattgattttattaatgagtttaagtcttccgcattactttatattgatattacattgaaatgttaaggtttagattggttggttcgctcacataggagggtaagtgtgggtgccagtcgcggcccggatttgggtcgtgacaaataataatactaataataataattataataataataacaataataataataataataataattattattattattattattataataattataataacaataataataataataataacaataattataataatagtaataataataataataataataataataatattaaataataataatgataataataatagtaataataataataataataataataataataataataacaacaacaacaacaacaacaataataataataacaataacaataagggataatgctcaagtaccccctcaacctatgcccgaaatctcagagacacacttctactatactaaggtcctattacccccctaaacttattttattaataattttttacccctttttagcttacgtggcactatcttgtgggcccaacgatggttgattttttttttgaactagtgccacataggctaaaaaggggtagaaaattacatataaacaagttcagggaggtaataggaccttagtatagtataagtgtgtctctggatttcgggcataggttgagggggtacttggatattttccctaacaataataataataataataacaacaacaataataataattattattattataataatgataataatgataataataatgataataacaataataataataacaataataataataataataataataatgtttattattattattattattattattataatactaataataataacaataacaataataataacattaaataataataatgataattataatagtaataataataataataacaacaacaacaacaacaacaacaacaacaataataataataaaaacaataataataataataataataataataataataattttaataataacaataataataataataataataatgataatgataataataataataataatagtaacaataataataataatgataataataataataataataataacaataatgttaataataataataataatgataataataatacaaataataataattataataataataacaataataataataataataataataataataataacaataataataataattataataatatttataataacaataattgtaacgacctgtttagtcgttttgagcagcagattttatttctggaaaaacaggctgaaatgacggaacccacgacggaccgtcatgggcacgacggaccgtcgagggtgtctcatttcaaaacacttagaaattctgaaaaatgggtactgaaatcgactctctgaacttcgtaacggaatggcaggacagaccgtcacaggcgtgacggaccgtcacagactcttcagagaattgagtctctgaactctgtgacggagcagcaggacggaccgtcgcaggcacgacggcccgtcacaggctgcgtaatcccagcggagtcggatttctttaatgttttaagggacgtttttgactattccggcttataattataaagttagtggtttaatattaataactcaattacttgggggctaaaagaggtaaccttgagtaaactagtgggttattattgccatcttttattcttaattatatgctaattagggtaaaagaaagagggtttgaataaagaaaatagaaagaacaagaagagagagagaggatcgacgacaaagaggagaaacgagaaaaCGAAAAAGGCTTGGGAAATCGCTTGCTTGATCGAAATTCtccggtggaggtaggttatggtttttatactattcgtagtaaactcttaatagcgaatgatatgtattgggtagtgttgtaaacccttctatatgcttaattgtgtgtttgcatgttgtgattatttaattgtgatgagataagcatgataaagctgttgaattctaaatcttgaaaaagaaaccctaatctactttgttaatgatgatgccttagtataaaagaaggcttgatgaacgaaagtagtgagattaggggatcgggtgccacattccggtaccaggatagtatatgaggatcggagtgtcacgttccgacaccaggatagaatatggatcgggtgccacgttccggtaccaggatagatatgaggatcggagtgtcacgttccgacaccagggtagatgttcttgtgatgatgacttccagattttggggataataatagttgtggagtttttagaagttattgaattggtttttattaatgagtttaagacTTCCGCAttctttctgttgatattatattgaaatgttaaggtttagattggttggttcgctcacataggagggtaagtgtgggttccaGGCGCGGCCCgaattgggtcgtgacaaacttggtatcagagcattaggttcgttggtctcatcacacaagaacgagtctagtatagtcataaggaacggtagggggacgcctttacttttctttgagaggctataagactttaggaaaattccattcttctttctttcgtgctattacttgggtccaattggtatctcggtgatacaaattggtatctgaccatctttactctatttcgcagat
This DNA window, taken from Solanum lycopersicum chromosome 5, SLM_r2.1, encodes the following:
- the LOC138348745 gene encoding uncharacterized protein; its protein translation is MNKRYKQKEIKLLLLQNKVSMAGLIQTRFKEKNMKTVLNGIVPGWKMINNYNSSPNGRIWMVWDDNWYEVRMITSSAQLLHCQVNDRSKNYQFIVTIVYGFNTVEQRKSLWQEMKTISQGVTQPWLIAGDFNAILSTKDRLNGGQVTRNEIQDFGDCVRDMEITELQWKGNYYTWNNKQCGEDRIASRIDRVFGNDEWMDKWGHVITEYGNPNISDHRPMMMTLQKAHQYGKVGFKFFNVWIEHDSFMDKVEEVWRKDYGNSKMKQVWWKLKNLQLVLTQLNNKEFKYVGKQIEMARVEIANVQDQLKEKVTDELVGMEKELLIKLEKWSMIEESALRQKARIKWIQLGDANNKFFNSVIKERTKKKQIRNIMSLKGKMLYD
- the LOC101259935 gene encoding uncharacterized protein, whose product is MNAKHIVDQCHPRQRKGVIKYIYDYLRGEKIKPEWRCLIFKNAARPKAGFTLWILMNRKLATVDRLTKWGMTLDRDCVMCKRAEESMEHLFIQCHYAEAIWERLLRWINVHSNMPKSWTEFIQWCVKNGKGKTVRAQVFKGVLAEGVYGLWSERNKRIFEEKSSLIDEVVKRIAYVTIARFPNRLTNVN
- the LOC138348744 gene encoding uncharacterized protein: MPLWVNFPKLPLNCWGVGSLSRIASAIGVPLFADECTTKQTRISYARMLVEVNVTKAIPQKITVVDPNGKTFMQDVELEWRPQYCDKCQKIGHVCPIIQSTEQEKVEEQRQEPNRRPQEEQQEKEQEIVQKLDQQTPKNDSQTNVDGQLDLSLANFPMLKAIPTRNGFESLMHKKMTSLTIDRGGVPKTC